A single window of Debaryomyces hansenii CBS767 chromosome F complete sequence DNA harbors:
- a CDS encoding DEHA2F01232p (similar to CA4178|IPF4421 Candida albicans IPF4421 unknown function): MSEQSDAEQRIVPDSRFKWPRPFGNLTSASAYPPWKPVDTKKETSQIFRFTFYTTVGAYAWLYLWKRTTFKIGLPMTVVTFATVATASKGMITNLREKNDGWNTFWGVGLGNLACLTAGFKNMPVKHKVLTGISGAAIAAVLDHWSWSQSASFAGRDTKHVMANTDEELPKQQFWDVWRRRPLSQTVEEMGSGRGIFKA, encoded by the coding sequence ATGTCAGAACAAAGTGACGCTGAACAAAGGATAGTGCCAGACTCCAGATTCAAATGGCCAAGACCATTTGGTAACTTGACAAGTGCCAGTGCTTATCCACCATGGAAGCCAGTCGATACCAAGAAGGAAACGAGCCAGATTTTTAGATTTACCTTCTACACAACGGTTGGTGCTTATGCATGGTTATACTTGTGGAAAAGAACCACATTCAAGATCGGGTTGCCAATGACGGTTGTTACGTTTGCTACAGTCGCTACTGCGTCGAAGGGTATGATCACCAACTTGAGAGAAAAGAACGACGGATGGAACACATTCTGGGGAGTTGGTCTTGGTAACTTAGCTTGTTTGACTGCCGGTTTCAAGAACATGCCGGTCAAACACAAGGTATTGACAGGTATTTCAGGTGCTGCGATAGCCGCAGTCCTTGACCACTGGTCTTGGTCACAATCTGCTAGTTTTGCCGGTAGAGACACCAAGCACGTTATGGCTAATACCGATGAAGAATTGCCAAAGCAACAATTCTGGGATGTCTGGAGAAGAAGACCATTATCGCAAACCGTGGAAGAAATGGGTTCCGGTCGTGGTATTTTCAAGGCGTAA
- a CDS encoding DEHA2F01166p (weakly similar to uniprot|Q76I27 Pichia pastoris PNO1 PNO1 protein and similar to CA4175|IPF4425.repeat2 Candida albicans IPF4425.repeat2 unknown function) — MPQPISGSNIGIGAKSRTLFRKVGNAKTIKFIIVLIAIVNILYISTLLVDERTSSTLTSKIKNHASYVLDNFYESDEEEAEDGTVFTDIPEANTVYSNNQNGQGSESIHKYDKTLYNIPNRPYDQLSTSDKILFKLNEITSDSEKYWLGHTELTDYELEIQVDDFVKSAWKEKQTIFYDPRFTLAIYINEIKNQYLKKNPDNEKHKSHEIVVPFAWSDWVDLTMLNEELSKPESQRKNCEYMKATHHIPAKDADYCINNVAITNADLKEMNLPSTKFVPGFAVKKSPTNKASNEVRMLEGKSHLLTYAPNPLAIIFLTNDGVYEAQIEGKQRIVDSNLFEDFLTSTKNKDPKIIMNPVKEFNDLLARVKPNPLDPEDDEFGMVAKIKDKNPEKTKEVYLPQKAFNYQQDKIDVQLEEYETKMKTLHDLTTNELIFDHHTINKLKLTRNEKIYYEGLKYANKFELAKEPTYFRMARLNFQTEENDHDAGWHYEWRFFNGALRYLKKGWNEEELLIREKVLLDRILRNWFKFANEKGIISWIAHGPLLSWYWDGLLFPFDEDIDIQMPAEELTRFSKLYNQTLVVEDISEGFGKYFIDCSTFIHHRGKSYKENHIDARFIDIDTGSYIDITGLGISKEEAPDKYKDIVNQAAIFNQPKPVYNCRNLHFYSYDEISPLRYTMIGGVPCYIPNKVEDILKDEYTKGMSVYDFEGFYFIDPLNLWIHQQKLKFLFDQSHAHLFNDKEEVTNREEFTNLVKGMNEEQILSLLEHNEDILLEYYLTKDVTDLHKQELTYMFNMPDGENTKIGNINGQKQQSEISENLEYHKLTSRFKFQKPFRRPLFNYEKIDKPKHAKPSTA, encoded by the coding sequence TTATCATAGTTTTGATTGCTATCGTAAATATCCTTTACATCAGTACCTTATTGGTCGATGAAAGGACATCGTCCACTTTGACGTCCAAGATTAAAAACCATGCATCATACGTTTTAGACAATTTTTACGAATCGGACGAGGAAGAGGCCGAAGATGGGACTGTCTTCACAGATATACCCGAAGCAAACACCGTTTATTCTAACAACCAAAACGGGCAAGGAAGCGAGAGCATTCATAAATATGACAAGACGTTGTACAATATACCAAATAGACCGTACGATCAGTTGTCAACCTCGGACAAgattttattcaagttgAATGAAATCACACTGGACAGCGAGAAATACTGGTTGGGACATACTGAATTAACTGATTACGAATTAGAAATCCAGgttgatgattttgtaAAGTCAGCCTGGAAAGAGAAACAAACGATTTTTTACGATCCAAGATTTACATTGGCTATTTATATTAACGAAATCAAAAaccaatatttgaagaagaatcctGATAACGAAAAGCATAAGAGCCACGAAATCGTGGTTCCATTTGCTTGGTCTGACTGGGTCGATTTGACGATGTTGAATGAAGAGTTATCTAAACCAGAGTCACAGAGAAAGAATTGTGAATATATGAAGGCAACCCATCATATACCAGCTAAAGATGCAGACtattgtattaataatgTAGCGATTACAAATGCTGATTTGAAGGAAATGAATTTACCCTCAACTAAGTTTGTTCCTGGTTTTGCCGTTAAAAAATCGCCAACGAATAAGGCTTCAAATGAGGTTAGAATGTTAGAAGGTAAATCACATTTATTGACTTATGCGCCTAACCCATTAGCTATTATCTTCTTGACTAATGATGGTGTTTATGAAGCCCAAATCGAAGGTAAGCAAAGAATCGTTGATAGTAACCTTTTTGAAGACTTTTTAACTAGTACCAAGAATAAGGATCCTAAGATTATTATGAATCCagttaaagaatttaatgatttattggcAAGGGTAAAGCCAAATCCTTTGGATCCagaggatgatgaatttggtaTGGTAGCTAAGATAAAAGATAAAAATCCTGAAAAAACTAAAGAAGTTTACTTACCTCAAAAAGCATTTAATTATCAACAAGACAAAATCGATGTAcaacttgaagaatatgaaacGAAAATGAAAACTTTACATGATTTGACAACTAATGAGCTTATATTTGATCATCATACaattaacaaattgaaattaactagaaatgaaaaaatatattacgAAGGATTGAAGTATGCAAACAAGTTTGAATTAGCTAAAGAACCTACTTACTTTAGAATGGCTagattaaattttcaaacaGAAGAGAATGATCACGATGCTGGATGGCATTATGAGTGGAGATTCTTTAATGGAGCATTGcgttatttgaaaaaaggCTGGAACGAAGAAGAGTTATTAATTAGAGAAAAGGTTTTACTTGATCGTATATTAAGAAATTGGTTCAAGTTTGCCAATGAAAAGGGTATTATCTCCTGGATTGCGCATGGCCCATTGTTATCATGGTATTGGGATGGCTTATTATTCCCATTTGAcgaagatattgatattcaaaTGCCCGCGGAAGAATTAACAAGGTTTTCGAAGTTATACAACCAAACATTAGTTGTCGAAGATATTAGTGAAGGatttggtaaatattttattgactGTTCGACATTTATTCACCACAGAGGTAAATCATACAAAGAGAATCATATTGATGCtagatttattgatattgatactGGTTcttatattgatattacTGGTTTAGGTATAagtaaagaagaagctCCCGACAAATACAAAGATATAGTAAACCAAGCTGCCATTTTCAACCAGCCAAAACCCGTTTACAACTGCCGTAACTTGCATTTCTATTCTTATGATGAAATTTCACCATTAAGATACACTATGATTGGCGGTGTTCCATGTTACATTCCAAACAAAGTCGAGGACATTTTGAAGGATGAATACACCAAGGGTATGTCTGTCTATGATTTCGAAGGCttttatttcattgatCCTCTTAATTTGTGGATTCATCAACAGAAGCTTAAGTTTTTGTTCGACCAGTCACATGCACATCTCTTCAAtgacaaagaagaagttacCAACCGTGAAGAATTTACCAACTTGGTGAAAGGCATGAATGAGGAACAAATATTATCTTTGTTGGAGCATAACgaagatattttattagaGTACTACTTAACCAAGGATGTTACTGATTTGcataaacaagaattaacCTATATGTTCAATATGCCAGATGGCGAAAATACCAAGATTGGGAACATTAACGGCCAAAAGCAGCAATCTGAAATAAGTGAGAACTTGGAATACCATAAACTCACATCCAGATTCAAATTCCAAAAACCATTTAGACGTCCTTTATTTAATTACGAAAAGATTGATAAACCAAAACATGCAAAGCCGTCTACTGCGTAG
- a CDS encoding DEHA2F01188p (weakly similar to uniprot|Q76I27 Pichia pastoris PNO1 PNO1 protein and similar to CA4176|IPF4425.repeat1 Candida albicans IPF4425.repeat1 unknown function) — protein MINTKFVKITFLIVLFINILFFTKYYSKQEAKLHEQAIQHVASINYHTDDEVKVPDDKVYSELEAKEKISHLLEQVKNDKEKYWLANTEISEPDLTINMKEFLTPDEGESNFANKPTLFYDPRFTLSVYLNEIKNQLQTKNPKNEKTKDHLVTVPFAWSDWVDLTMLNEELNKEESERLDCGWLQSEINKPTKYPNFCKNTRDLTSEELREIGLPSKAFLPGFAVKSSPMNKAPPKQVMMQGKAHLLAYQENPLSIIFLTKNGTYEAQVSGKKRLVHTEMFEHFLERKHINANHIDDMEDQTITLNPIDEFGDLQSAIKPRPLDMNDDMYRMFSITRQKDKNASREIYLDTEAFNYNQEQVDAQIEEYESRLNILDDLMTNELRYDPRQIETNILNRHEMNHYEGLKYSNSISAQDEPTYYKLATLKKDKENRDAGWHYEWRFFNGALRYLKEGYTMRQLEIREQIILDRLLRNWFRFAEEKGIISWIAHGPLLSWYWDGLMFPFDIDIDIQMPSAELNRLSQNYNMTLVVEDVSEGYGKYLIDCATFLHHRDRAAKDNVIDARFIDIDSGTYIDITGLGKNNEKPPAEYDTYIRSRQSKGEEVQLYMDRRKHWLNFEKINPLRYSMISGVPAYVPNDIMVMLNYEYDKGTTSYHYDGYYYVPQVRLWLKEEQLTFLFEESAYKDGDKINPDKLTGLIKKMNIDHKVRLLESSDDILIEYYLTQKYTSYHEIEKKFMLNPSLQHSILDLKEKTEYHQLTSKFHMDKPLRKSLFDYEYLERVKHSE, from the coding sequence ATGATCAATACTAAGTTTGTTAAAATCACCTTTTTGATAGTTTTATTCATAAACATCTTATTTTTCACTAAgtattattcaaaacaGGAAGCCAAATTGCATGAACAGGCTATCCAGCATGTTGCATCCATTAATTATCACACAGACGATGAGGTGAAGGTTCCAGATGACAAGGTTTATAGTGAATTGGAAGCCAAGGAAAAGATTTCACATCTTTTGGAACAGGTGAAGAATGATAAGGAGAAGTATTGGTTGGCAAACACTGAGATCTCTGAACCAGACTTGACGATCAACATGAAGGAATTTTTGACTCCAGATGAGGGCGAACTGAACTTCGCGAACAAGCCAACTTTGTTCTATGACCCAAGGTTTACGCTTTCGGTATACTTGAACGAAATAAAGAATCAGTTACAGACGAAGAATCCAAAGAATGAAAAGACCAAGGACCATTTGGTTACCGTCCCATTCGCCTGGTCGGATTGGGTGGACTTGACTATGCTTAACGAGGAGTTGAACAAGGAAGAAAGCGAAAGACTCGATTGTGGTTGGTTGCAGAGTGAAATCAACAAGCCTACTAAATACCCAAATTTCTGTAAAAATACCAGAGATTTGACCAGTGAAGAATTAAGGGAAATTGGCTTACCATCGAAGGCATTCTTACCAGGATTTGCAGTGAAGTCGTCGCCTATGAACAAAGCCCCTCCAAAGCAAGTAATGATGCAAGGTAAGGCACATTTATTGGCTTACCAAGAAAATCCATTATCTATTATCTTCTTGACCAAAAATGGTACATATGAGGCCCAAGTTTCTGGAAAGAAGAGATTAGTTCATACCGAAATGTTTGAGCACTTTTTGGAAAGGAAACACATCAATGCGAACCACATTGATGATATGGAAGACCAAACCATAACACTTAATCCAATTGACGAATTCGGCGATTTGCAAAGTGCCATTAAACCTAGACCTCTTGATATGAATGACGATATGTATAGGATGTTTTCCATTACTAGACAAAAGGATAAGAATGCTAGCCGtgaaatttatttagaTACTGAAGCATTCAATTATAATCAAGAACAGGTTGATGCTCAAATCGAGGAGTACGAAAGTaggttgaatattttagatGATCTAATGACAAACGAATTGCGTTATGACCCTCGtcaaattgaaacaaaCATATTGAATAGACATGAAATGAATCATTATGAAGGTTTAAAGTATTCGAACTCTATTTCTGCTCAAGACGAGCCAACGTATTATAAATTAGCTactttgaagaaagataaagaaaatagagATGCTGGATGGCATTATGAATGGAGGTTTTTCAATGGTGCTTTGCGTTACTTGAAGGAAGGCTACACCATGAGGCAATTAGAAATTAGAGAGCAAATCATTTTGGATAGATTATTGAGGAATTGGTTTAGATTTGCTGAAGAAAAGGGAATTATCTCATGGATAGCTCATGGTCCATTATTATCCTGGTATTGGGATGGTTTAATGTTCccatttgatattgatattgatatccAAATGCCATCTGCCGAATTGAATAGGTTGTCTCAAAACTATAACATGACTTTGGTCGTTGAAGATGTTTCTGAAGGCTATGGAAAATATCTTATTGACTGTGCTACGTTCTTGCATCATAGAGATAGGGCTGCCAAAGATAATGTTATCGATGCcagatttattgatattgatagtGGTACTTACATTGATATCACTGGTCTTGGtaagaataatgaaaaacCCCCAGCAGAGTATGATACGTATATCAGAAGCAGGCAATCTAAGGGAGAAGAGGTACAGTTATACATGGACCGTCGTAAGCATTGGTTGAATTTTGAGAAAATTAACCCGTTAAGATATTCCATGATCAGTGGTGTTCCAGCATATGTACCAAATGACATAATGGTAATGTTGAATTACGAATACGATAAGGGTACAACATCCTATCACTATGAtggttattattatgttcCCCAAGTTAGATTATGGTTGAAGGAAGAACAATTGACTTtcttatttgaagaatctgCGTATAAAGATGGTGACAAAATCAACCCGGATAAGTTAACTGGattaatcaagaaaatgaatataGATCACAAGGTAAGATTGTTAGAATCAAGcgatgatattttgatagaATATTACTTGACCCAGAAATACACCTCATATCATGAAATTGAGAAAAAGTTCATGTTAAATCCATCATTACAGCATTCCATCCTAGacttgaaagaaaagacTGAATACCATCAATTGACTTCAAAGTTCCATATGGACAAACCATTAAGAAAGTCTTTGTTTGATTACGAATACCTTGAGCGTGTCAAGCATAGCGAATAG
- a CDS encoding DEHA2F01210p (similar to uniprot|P32787 Saccharomyces cerevisiae YJR144W MGM101 Protein involved in mitochondrial genome maintenance): MIRGTSLSTSSRSIKVFIFNARYSSNYVKAPIKKMSYNSAFQKSYYSNPASKNGMTNNSATTSSPKPISNNESESSSSSSTIKSFSDSPAIASSPEVGSPINWSDSFHGLGTAPFPKEVSDILLASIDNDDIEIKPDGLLYLPEIKYRRILNRAFGPGGWGLAPRTESLITPKQISREYALICHGRLVSVARGEQDYFGGDEKITTALEGCKSNALMRCCKDLGIASELWDPSFIRKWKKDFCDEIFAEHVTTKKKKKLWKLKKNKTLDYPYKKI, translated from the coding sequence ATGATACGTGGGACATCCTTATCTACATCAAGTAGGTCAATAAAAGtgtttatttttaatgcTAGATATAGCAGCAACTATGTCAAAGCACCCATTAAGAAGATGTCGTATAATTCAGCTTTTCAGAAATCTTACTATTCAAACCCTGCTTCAAAGAATGGTATGACAAATAATTCTGCTACAACATCTAGTCCCAAACCTATCctgaataatgaatctgAATCATCATCCTCCAGTAGTACGATTAAGTCGTTTAGTGATTCACCAGCTATCGCAAGCTCACCAGAAGTTGGTTCACCTATCAATTGGTCAGATTCTTTTCATGGTCTAGGTACAGCTCCATTCCCAAAGGAGGTAAGTGACATACTATTGGCATCtatagataatgatgatattgaaatcaagCCGGATGGGCTTTTATACCTTCCAGAGATTAAGTATCGTAGAATCTTAAATAGGGCATTCGGACCTGGAGGTTGGGGGTTAGCTCCACGTACCGAATCCTTGATTACTCCGAAGCAAATATCTCGTGAATATGCGTTGATTTGTCACGGAAGGCTAGTTAGCGTTGCCAGAGGCGAACAAGATTATTTTGGTGGGGATGAAAAGATAACTACAGCATTGGAAGGCTGTAAGAGTAATGCATTGATGAGATGTTGTAAAGATTTAGGGATCGCAAGCGAATTATGGGATCCCAGCTTTATTAGAAAGTGGAAGAAGGACTTTtgtgatgaaatatttgccGAGCATGTCACTactaagaagaagaagaaattatggaagttaaagaagaataaaacATTAGACTACCCatacaagaaaatatgA
- a CDS encoding DEHA2F01254p (weakly similar to uniprot|P35180 Saccharomyces cerevisiae YGR082W TOM20 Translocase of Outer Mitochondrial membrane), whose translation MSKALTFTAVAGSALVAYAVYFDYKRRSSPDFRKTLKKKSVKQQKLAAKEHENTKKSKLDAIKKALTADLEANPVPTDLSEKENFFMQQVALGEQLATVPDKKIEAALCFYKALAVYPNPTDILGIYQRSVPEEVYEIVVMMIAVQPPAAVTNILGAGGAAGAGAGEPEIKPSEEDLD comes from the coding sequence atgaGTAAAGCTTTAACATTCACAGCAGTAGCAGGTAGTGCATTGGTTGCATACGCTGTTTACTTCGATTACAAGCGTAGAAGCTCGCCAGACTTCAGAAAGAccttgaagaagaagtcgGTCAAGCAACAAAAGCTTGCTGCTAAAGAGCACGAAAATACCAAGAAATCCAAGTTAGACGCCATCAAGAAGGCTTTGACTGCTGATTTGGAAGCTAACCCAGTCCCAACCGATTTATCAGAAAAGGAAAACTTCTTCATGCAGCAGGTTGCTTTAGGGGAACAATTGGCTACTGTGCCAGATAAGAAGATCGAAGCAGCCCTCTGTTTCTACAAGGCACTTGCCGTGTACCCTAATCCAACTGATATCTTGGGTATCTACCAAAGATCTGTTCCAGAAGAGGTGTACGAAATTGTTGTTATGATGATTGCTGTTCAACCACCAGCAGCCGTGACAAACATTTTGGGAGCTGGTGGCGCTGCCGGAGCTGGTGCTGGGGAACCAGAAATCAAGCCATCTGAAGAAGACTTGGACTAA
- a CDS encoding DEHA2F01276p (similar to uniprot|P23776 Saccharomyces cerevisiae YLR300W EXG1 Major exo-1 3-beta-glucanase of the cell wall involved in cell wall beta-glucan assembly), whose product MTCIYSLLLTFWFAQLTLGLNSTSPSGNSSSLIQSQYNSRNFHYKGVALGGWLILEPYITPSLFLEFNKTSGKDSDIPIDEHAYCKKLGYKEAKNRLTKHWDTFYNESDFAQIKEYGLNMVRIPIGYWAFEKLENDSYVPGAEKYLDQAIEWAYKYNLKVWVDLHGLPGSQNGFDNSGLRSLDYPGWFNRTEHVDLSHRVLNKIYSKYGGHNMSTEYKDTILGIEVVNEPLGPKLSMKKVKKFYEDSYGNARKIQAVNNTIVFHDAFQSMGYWNKFLSYSGNKTNSTIDNYNILVDHHHYEVFSSGALNSTIDGHLSSIKSLSSSIKDENKHHPAVVGEWSAALTDCTPWLNGVGIGTRFEGTSPYTNDKIGTCDDINTWGKWSKEQKKNYRKFVEMQLDQYSSKMNGWIFWCFKTETSIEWDFKRLVHFDLMPQPLDDRKYIVNGTDTDEGDDKKSIASTTRHRNIWLLLVTFGLQLVNVLSDQY is encoded by the coding sequence ATGACATGTATCTATTCGTTGTTGCTAACATTTTGGTTTGCACAATTGACTCTTGGATTGAATTCGACCAGTCCGTCTGGAAATAGTTCCTCACTAATCCAATCTCAATATAACTCTAGAAACTTTCATTACAAAGGAGTAGCATTAGGAGGATGGTTGATCCTTGAACCATATATAACTCCTTCGCTATTCTtggaatttaataaaactAGTGGTAAGGATTCTGATATTCCAATAGATGAACATGCCTATTGCAAAAAGCTCGGTTATAAAGAGGCAAAAAACAGACTAACCAAGCACTGGGATACCTTCTACAATGAGTCAGACTTTGCCcaaatcaaagaatatgGTTTAAATATGGTTCGTATCCCAATTGGTTATTGGGCATTTGAAAAGCTTGAAAATGACTCGTATGTGCCTGGAGCAGAGAAGTATTTAGATCAAGCCATAGAATGGgcatataaatataatttaaaagtATGGGTTGATCTCCATGGCTTACCTGGATCTCAAAATGGATTTGATAATTCAGGTCTTAGAAGCCTTGATTACCCAGGATGGTTTAATAGAACTGAGCATGTTGATTTGAGTCATAGGGtgttaaataaaatttattcaaagtATGGAGGACATAACATGTCAACCGAATACAAAGATACAATTTTGGGTATTGAGGTTGTTAACGAACCTCTTGGTCCTAAGCTATCTATGAAAAAAGTAAAGAAGTTTTATGAAGATAGCTATGGAAATGCAAGAAAAATACAAGCAGTGAATAATACAATTGTATTCCACGATGCTTTCCAACTGATGGGTTACTGGAATAAATTTCTATCTTATTCGGGTAATAAGACTAATTCTACCATTGATAACTATAATATACTCGTagatcatcatcattacGAAGTCTTTTCACTGGGTGCTTTAAATCTGACCATTGACGGACATCTCCTGAGTATCAAATCTCTTAGCTCTTCTATCAAAGATGAGAATAAACATCACCCTGCAGTTGTTGGTGAATGGCTGGCTGCTTTAACAGATTGCACCCCTTGGTTAAACGGTGTAGGTATAGGCACGAGATTTGAGGGCACGTCACCATATACAAATGATAAGATTGGAACCTGTGATGATATCAATACGTGGGGTAAGTGGTCAAAGGAacagaaaaagaattatagaAAGTTCGTTGAAATGCAACTCGATCAATATAGTTCCAAAATGAATGGTTGGATATTTTGGTGTTTCAAAACGGAGACATCAATAGAATGGGATTTTAAACGGTTGGTCCATTTCGATCTTATGCCCCAACCACTAGATGACAGAAAATATATAGTCAATGGTACCGACACAGATGAAGGTGATGACAAGAAAAGTATAGCTTCGACTACTCGCCATCGAAACATATGGCTTTTGCTTGTTACCTTTGGTCTTCAATTAGTCAATGTTCTAAGTGACCAATATTAA
- a CDS encoding DEHA2F01298p (similar to uniprot|P31116 Saccharomyces cerevisiae YJR139C HOM6 Homoserine dehydrogenase (L-homoserine:NADP oxidoreductase) dimeric enzyme that catalyzes the third step in the common pathway for methionine and threonine biosynthesis): MVKSVNVAIIGSGVVGSAFVNQLKNLKTAINFNVVYFARSSKEALFSSDYKPVDLASYKNASAQAVLSLDELTKFLKGASKPTILIDNTSNSTIADYYPTFVKEGISIATPNKKAFSSDLSVWNEIFKNSEAPSGGLVYHEATVGAGLPIIGPLRDLITTGDKVEKIEGIFSGTLSYIFNEFSTTDPSTKVKFSDVVKVAKDLGYTEPDPRDDLNGLDVARKVTILARISGFDVESPTSFPVESLIPKELESVQTADEFLSKLPDFDADIQKVKEEALAENKVLRFVGQVDFKANKVSVEIGKYGFDHPFASLKGSDNVVSIKTERYSNPLIIQGAGAGAEVTAHGVLADAIKIAERIAI; encoded by the coding sequence ATGGTCAAATCTGTCAATGTTGCTATTATTGGTTCGGGTGTTGTTGGTTCAGCATttgttaatcaattaaaaaacTTAAAAACTGCTATTAACTTCAATGTTGTCTACTTTGCTAGATCTTCTAAAGAAGCATTATTCTCTTCTGACTATAAACCTGTTGACTTAGCTTCTTACAAGAATGCTTCGGCGCAGGCTGTTTTATCATTGGACGAGTTGACGAAGTTTTTGAAAGGTGCTTCCAAGCCAACTATCTTAATTGATAACACCTCAAATAGTACTATAGCTGATTACTACCCTACATTTGTTAAAGAAGGTATCTCTATTGCTACTCCAAATAAGAAGGCTTTTTCGTCTGATTTATCAGTCTGGAATGAAATCTTCAAGAACTCTGAGGCTCCTTCCGGTGGTTTGGTTTATCATGAAGCTACCGTTGGTGCTGGATTGCCAATTATCGGTCCTTTGAGAGATTTGATTACTACTGGCGAtaaagttgaaaaaatcGAAGGTATCTTCTCTGGTACattatcatatattttcaacGAATTTTCTACCACTGATCCTTCTACTAAGGTAAAGTTCTCAGATGTAGTCAAAGTTGCCAAGGACTTGGGTTACACTGAGCCTGATCCAAGAGATGATTTGAACGGTTTAGATGTTGCTAGAAAGGTCACCATTTTAGCTAGAATATCAGGCTTTGATGTTGAATCTCCAACTTCTTTCCCTGTTGAGTCTCTTATTCCAAAGGAGTTAGAAAGTGTTCAAACTGCTGAtgaatttttatcaaaattaccAGATTTTGATGCTGATATCCAAAAggttaaagaagaagcGTTAGCTGAAAATAAGGTTTTAAGGTTCGTCGGTCAAGTTGATTTTAAGGCTAATAAAGTTTCTGTAGAAATCGGTAAATACGGGTTCGACCATCCATTTGCTTCCTTGAAGGGTAGCGATAACGTCGTATCAATTAAAACCGAAAGATATTCGAACCCATTAATTATCCAAGGTGCTGGTGCTGGTGCAGAAGTTACAGCACACGGTGTTTTGGCTGATGCGATTAAGATCGCTGAAAGAATAGCTATTTAA